In Capsicum annuum cultivar UCD-10X-F1 chromosome 11, UCD10Xv1.1, whole genome shotgun sequence, one genomic interval encodes:
- the LOC107846898 gene encoding uncharacterized protein LOC107846898 — MEEDQDLKFVCKLCNKKYPCGKSLGGHMRSHVLNNSDEFEEKLESWSARENSHQSKFDLGGNSGYGLRENPKKTWRAVDSTSANLLPQEKVCQQCGKVFQSLKALCGHMACHSEKLVVDSHSDTETDDDDEEEEEEEEEEEAKLRNRLSSKTKRYKRIVVKSSNNYSLVNNNSSVNVNCNGSSSVSEIDENDQEEVAKCLMMLSRDSANWNGVNSVVESSDNNSVVLETKSSSTDMRLGRKDRLKCVYNQDETPGTKKREERKVKLSGNLGGEAEYESSDDSGYFLDENTIVESDISVDGFHRNGNSKWSTTRMSNAVWCDESRIDKGKGLNRTKKYPIESRKDLNDDCGFDDYPIAAYMDKCEPRKRTKDSSYHPELGNKSFKKIKLGPKSPEGCKNVEKKKYECLNCKKSFNSFQALGGHRPCHKKANAYLESLNGTGESSLDADCDDKHRETSSSKKTASAAKDLSYSPEKKIKLKKSKGHECPFCDRVFKSGQALGGHKRSHFIVGTEQNMNRSSAVKKEVDDLLDLNLPAPVDDEDDDEHAHLVSW; from the coding sequence ATGGAAGAAGATCAAGATTTGAAGTTTGTATGCAAGTTGTGTAACAAAAAGTACCCCTGTGGGAAGTCATTAGGGGGCCACATGAGATCTCATGTACTTAACAATTCAGATGAATTTGAGGAAAAGTTGGAGTCTTGGAGTGCTAGAGAGAATTCCCATCAATCAAAATTTGATCTTGGTGGGAATTCTGGCTATGGACTTAGAGAGAATCCCAAGAAAACATGGAGGGCTGTTGATTCAACTTCAGCTAATTTACTTCCTCAAGAAAAAGTTTGTCAACAATGTGGTAAAGTGTTTCAGTCATTGAAAGCTTTGTGTGGTCATATGGCTTGTCATTCAGAGAAGCTAGTGGTGGATAGTCATTCAGATACTGaaactgatgatgatgatgaggaggaggaggaggaggaggaggaggaggaggcaAAGCTGAGGAACCGATTATCATCGAAGACTAAGAGGTATAAGAGAATTGTAGTTAAGTCTTCTAATAATTACAGTTTAGTGAATAATAATAGTAGTGTTAATGTTAATTGTAATGGTTCATCATCGGTATCTGAGATCGATGAGAATGATCAAGAAGAAGTAGCCAAGTGTTTAATGATGTTGTCTAGGGATTCGGCGAATTGGAATGGTGTTAATTCAGTTGTTGAGTCTTCTGATAACAATTCTGTTGTTTTGGAGACTAAATCATCCTCTACTGACATGAGATTAGGTAGGAAGGATAGGCTAAAATGTGTTTATAATCAAGACGAGACACCGGGAACTAAGAAAAGGGAAGAAAGGAAGGTGAAACTTAGTGGTAATTTAGGTGGTGAAGCTGAATATGAGAGCTCTGATGATTCTGGATACTTTTTAGATGAAAATACTATAGTTGAATCGGACATATCAGTCGATGGATTCCATAGAAATGGGAACAGTAAATGGAGTACTACTCGAATGAGCAATGCTGTTTGGTGTGATGAGTCGCGGATTGATAAGGGAAAGGGCTTAAACAGAACCAAGAAATATCCAATAGAGTCGAGGAAGGATTTGAACGATGATTGTGGATTTGATGATTACCCGATAGCTGCATATATGGATAAATGTGAACCAAGAAAGCGAACTAAGGATAGTTCTTATCATCCAGAATTAGGTAATAAGTCCTTTAAGAAGATAAAACTCGGTCCCAAAAGTCCCGAAGGATGCAAAAATGTTGAAAAGAAGAAGTATGAGTGCTTGAACTGCAAGAAGAGTTTTAACTCTTTTCAGGCTCTTGGTGGACATAGACCGTGTCATAAGAAGGCCAATGCATATCTCGAATCTCTAAATGGAACTGGCGAAAGTAGCCTTGATGCTGATTGCGATGACAAGCATAGGGAAACGTCTAGCAGTAAAAAAACGGCTTCTGCTGCTAAAGATCTGTCTTACAGTCCTGAGAAAAAGATTAAGCTTAAGAAATCCAAAGGGCATGAATGCCCATTCTGTGACCGCGTTTTCAAGTCTGGTCAAGCTTTGGGTGGACACAAAAGGTCTCATTTTATTGTAGGTACTGAGCAGAACATGAATCGATCTTCAGCAGTCAAGAAAGAAGTTGATGATTTACTCGATCTCAACCTTCCTGCTCCTGTTGATGACGAGGATGATGATGAGCATGCACACCTTGTGTCTTGGTAG